In a genomic window of Carassius gibelio isolate Cgi1373 ecotype wild population from Czech Republic chromosome A3, carGib1.2-hapl.c, whole genome shotgun sequence:
- the LOC127953838 gene encoding claudin-4-like, translated as MATTGMQLFGLVLSIMGWVGGFLVCTLPMWRVTAFIGNNIVTAQITWEGLWMNCIWQSTGEIQCKVYDSLLALPSDMKAARGLTVLALLICTLALTLGVLGVKCTQCVGLPSPKARLARVSGVLFFIAGFLILIPVCWTAHSIIRDFYDPYVAAPHKRELGPALYLGWGGSALLLIGGSLLYAGSNPPGIPSSPTFSSGESSPRRAGGPAQVKGYV; from the coding sequence ATGGCAACTACCGGCATGCAGCTGTTTGGCTTGGTCCTGTCCATCATGGGTTGGGTGGGTGGCTTCCTGGTGTGCACCTTGCCCATGTGGAGGGTCACTGCCTTCATCGGAAACAACATCGTAACGGCACAGATCACATGGGAGGGCCTGTGGATGAATTGCATCTGGCAAAGTACAGGGGAGATTCAGTGCAAGGTCTATGACAGCCTGCTGGCTCTTCCTAGTGACATGAAGGCTGCCCGGGGTCTGACAGTTCTCGCGTTACTCATCTGCACCCTGGCACTCACTCTGGGTGTTCTGGGTGTCAAGTGCACACAGTGCGTGGGCCTCCCAAGCCCCAAGGCACGCTTGGCCCGCGTGTCTGGTGTGCTCTTTTTCATCGCTGGGTTCCTCATCCTCATACCTGTCTGCTGGACAGCCCATTCCATCATCAGGGATTTCTATGACCCCTATGTGGCAGCTCCTCACAAACGTGAGCTCGGCCCTGCACTCTACCTAGGTTGGGGAGGTTCAGCTCTGCTTTTGATCGGTGGATCTCTCCTCTACGCAGGGTCCAATCCCCCTGGGATTCCCTCTTCTCCTACATTTAGCAGTGGGGAGAGCAGCCCACGTCGAGCGGGTGGACCAGCCCAGGTCAAGGGTTATGTTTAA
- the LOC127943182 gene encoding GTPase IMAP family member 9 — protein sequence MPKREDFGDVELRILVIGSSGPSQFLLTNFILGREEFSEEVCSIASSQKNVGEIVGRRVAVVNGPNLYDKGMSKSKMRKELKKSMCLSTPGPHAILITFDLEKICPNDMKTPKLVKDKFGENVLNYTMILLVYDGHLRGRALNDKVMRTDWHLRELVEQCNCRYHVFSKNWRNRSGSRELLHKIERMLQTMGGHHYVNRSYKRAEESVRNEERKLRKKRRSETERTCRELEEQFQGDELCWQMDTVNARVGAEIRAEAELQNGWLRTSLAVGLGLGFVAGAAMGMIVCSVEGPAGMVVGGAVGGVMGGASGAAAQLAIEHLDDRVGTHSANFNTVFVNRFYRAPPV from the exons ATGCCTAAAAGAGAAG ACTTTGGTGATGTGGAACTAAGGATATTGGTTATCGGGAGCAGTGGGCCATCTCAGTTCCTTCTCACCAACTTTATTTTGGGAAGAGAGGAGTTCTCTGAGGAAGTCTGTAGCATTGCGAGCAGCCAGAAAAACGTGGGCGAGATAGTAGGAAGACGGGTCGCAGTAGTCAACGGACCGAACCTGTATGACAAAGGCATGTCAAAGTCCAAGATGAGGAAAGAGCTGAAAAAATCGATGTGCTTGTCGACTCCTGGACCTCATGCCATACTCATCACATTCGACCTGGAGAAGATCTGCCCCAACGATATGAAGACTCCCAAGCTGGTTAAGGATAAATTTGGAGAGAATGTCTTGAATTACACAATGATCCTCTTGGTTTACGATGGGCATCTGAGAGGCAGAGCGCTTAATGATAAGGTCATGAGAACAGACTGGCATCTGAGGGAACTCGTGGAGCAATGCAACTGCCGCTACCACGTCTTCAGTAAGAACTGGAGGAACCGCAGCGGGAGCCGGGAGCTCCTACATAAGATCGAGCGGATGCTGCAGACTATGGGCGGACACCATTATGTTAACAGATCTTACAAGAGGGCAGAGGAAAGCGTCAGAAATGAGGAGAGAAAGCTACGCAAGAAGAGACGGTCTGAGACCGAGCGGACGTGCCGGGAACTGGAGGAGCAGTTTCAGGGGGATGAGCTATGCTGGCAGATGGATACCGTCAATGCGAGGGTGGGGGCAGAAATCAGGGCCGAAGCCGAGCTGCAGAACGGCTGGCTCAGGACTTCACTGGCTGTGGGATTGGGGCTGGGGTTTGTGGCTGGAGCCGCCATGGGAATGATCGTGTGCTCTGTGGAAGGGCCAGCAGGAATGGTGGTGGGAGGGGCTGTGGGTGGTGTCATGGGCGGGGCTTCAGGTGCTGCTGCACAGCTGGCCATTGAACACTTGGATGACAGAGTGGGAACACATTCAGCcaattttaatacagtttttgtaAACCGCTTCTATCGGGCACCTCCAGTCTGA